In the Bacillus carboniphilus genome, one interval contains:
- the rplL gene encoding 50S ribosomal protein L7/L12 produces the protein MTKEQIIEAVKNMTVLELNDLVKAIEEEFGVTAAAPVAVAAGGAGEAAAEKTEFDVVLADAGAQKIKVIKVVREITGLGLKEAKELVDNTPKALKEGISKEEAEELKAKLEEVGAGVEVK, from the coding sequence ATGACTAAAGAACAAATCATTGAAGCGGTTAAAAATATGACTGTTTTAGAATTAAACGACTTAGTAAAAGCTATCGAAGAAGAATTTGGTGTAACTGCTGCTGCTCCTGTAGCTGTTGCTGCTGGTGGTGCTGGTGAAGCTGCTGCTGAAAAGACTGAATTTGATGTAGTACTTGCTGATGCTGGTGCTCAAAAAATCAAGGTTATCAAAGTGGTTCGCGAAATCACTGGTCTTGGTCTTAAAGAAGCAAAAGAACTTGTTGACAACACTCCAAAAGCTCTTAAAGAAGGAATTTCTAAAGAGGAAGCTGAAGAACTTAAAGCTAAGCTTGAAGAAGTTGGAGCTGGCGTAGAAGTTAAGTAA
- a CDS encoding class I SAM-dependent methyltransferase yields MTNHYYSKKPDVESNRTSITFSLNERSIRLTTDAGVFSKKEVDFGTRTLLEAFEPPSVHGDFLDVGCGYGPIGISLALQFPDKLIHMIDVNERAIQLATENAKVNNVENVVIYESDGFNSVKSNEFAAILTNPPIRAGKKVVHDILIRSHAHLVHEGELWVVIQKKQGAPSAKEKLEELFDEVEVVQKNKGYFILRAIKR; encoded by the coding sequence GTGACAAACCATTATTATTCAAAAAAACCAGATGTTGAAAGTAATCGCACTTCGATCACGTTTAGTTTGAATGAAAGGTCAATTCGTCTTACAACAGATGCAGGTGTTTTTTCTAAAAAAGAGGTTGATTTCGGCACTAGAACATTACTGGAAGCCTTTGAACCTCCGTCTGTTCACGGTGACTTCTTAGATGTTGGCTGTGGATATGGTCCAATCGGCATCTCTCTTGCATTACAGTTTCCTGATAAATTGATACATATGATTGATGTTAATGAACGAGCAATTCAATTGGCCACAGAAAATGCGAAAGTTAATAATGTGGAAAATGTAGTTATTTATGAAAGTGATGGATTTAATTCTGTAAAGTCTAATGAATTTGCTGCAATATTAACCAATCCTCCGATTCGTGCTGGAAAGAAAGTGGTGCACGATATATTGATTCGAAGTCACGCTCATCTAGTGCATGAAGGTGAGTTATGGGTTGTGATCCAGAAAAAACAAGGGGCGCCATCAGCGAAAGAGAAATTAGAGGAATTGTTTGACGAAGTTGAGGTTGTCCAAAAAAATAAAGGATATTTTATATTAAGAGCCATTAAGCGTTGA
- the rpoB gene encoding DNA-directed RNA polymerase subunit beta: MTGQLVQYGRHRQRKSFARISEVLELPNLIEIQTASYDWFLEEGLREMFQDISPIEDFTGNLSLEFIDYSLGEPKYSVEESKERDVTFSAPLRVKVRLVNKETGEVKDQDVFMGDFPLMTDTGTFVINGAERVIVSQLVRSPSVYYNGKLDKNGKKGFTATVIPNRGAWLEYETDAKDVVYVRIDRTRKLPVSVLLRALGFGSDQEIIDLIGDNEYIRNTLEKDNTENTDKALLEIYERLRPGEPPTVDNAKSLLVSRFFDPKRYDLANVGRYKINKKLHIKNRLFGQRLAETLADPETGEIIAEKGTVLERRTLDRIIPYLEKGVGFTTFQPTGGVVEDEILSQSIKIYAPNDEGEKVINVLGNAYVEESIKNITPADIIASISYFFNLLHGVGDTDDIDHLGNRRLRSVGELLQNQFRIGLSRMERVVRERMSIQDTATITPQQLINIRPVIASIKEFFGSSQLSQFMDQTNPLAELTHKRRLSALGPGGLTRERAGFEVRDVHYSHYGRMCPIETPEGPNIGLINSLSSFAKVNRFGFIETPYRRIDPETGKVTSQIDYLTADEEDNYVVAQANARLSDDGSFIDEEVVARFRGENTVIKRERLDYMDVSPKQVVSAATACIPFLENDDSNRALMGANMQRQAVPLLQPESPIVGTGMEYVSAKDSGAAVICKHEGIVEYVEAKQVWVRRIEVVDGQEIKGDLDKYRMQKFIRSNQGTCYNQRPIVSVGDRVTKGEILADGPSMEKGELALGRNVMVGFMTWDGYNYEDAIIMSERLVKDDVYTSIHIEEYESESRDTKLGPEEITRDIPNVGEDALRNLDERGIIRIGAEVKDGDLLVGKVTPKGVTELTAEERLLHAIFGEKAREVRDTSLRVPHGGGGIILDVKVFNREDGDELPPGVNQLVRVFIVQKRKIHEGDKMAGRHGNKGVISRILPEEDMPYLPDGTPIDIMLNPLGVPSRMNIGQVLELHLGMAARKLGIHVASPVFDGAREEDVWSTIEEAGMARDAKTVLYDGRTGEPFDNRVSVGIMYMIKLAHMVDDKLHARSTGPYSLVTQQPLGGKAQFGGQRFGEMEVWALEAYGAAYTLQEILTVKSDDVVGRVKTYEAIVKGDNVPEPGVPESFKVLMKELQSLGMDVKILSSDDQEIEMRDLEDEEEAQQSESLTISPESGQQETETVGTKE; encoded by the coding sequence TTGACAGGTCAACTAGTTCAGTATGGACGACACCGCCAGCGTAAAAGCTTTGCTCGAATTAGCGAAGTGCTTGAGTTACCAAACCTTATTGAGATTCAAACAGCTTCTTACGATTGGTTCTTAGAAGAAGGTTTGAGAGAAATGTTTCAAGATATTTCTCCAATTGAGGACTTTACTGGCAACCTATCTCTTGAGTTCATTGATTACAGTCTAGGTGAGCCGAAGTATTCTGTGGAGGAGTCTAAGGAGAGGGATGTTACCTTTTCAGCTCCACTTCGTGTGAAGGTTCGTCTGGTGAATAAAGAAACAGGCGAAGTAAAAGACCAAGATGTGTTTATGGGTGATTTCCCACTTATGACAGACACAGGGACATTTGTGATCAATGGTGCAGAGCGTGTTATTGTTTCACAATTAGTTCGTTCCCCAAGTGTTTACTATAATGGGAAGCTTGATAAAAACGGTAAAAAAGGGTTTACTGCTACCGTTATTCCTAACCGTGGTGCATGGTTAGAGTATGAAACAGATGCTAAAGATGTAGTTTATGTACGTATTGACCGTACTCGTAAGCTTCCTGTATCTGTTCTTCTTCGTGCCCTTGGATTTGGTTCTGATCAAGAAATTATCGACCTTATTGGCGATAACGAATATATTCGGAACACCCTAGAGAAAGACAATACTGAAAACACGGATAAGGCGTTATTAGAAATCTATGAGCGTCTACGTCCAGGTGAACCACCAACAGTGGATAATGCAAAGAGTCTATTAGTTTCAAGGTTCTTTGATCCAAAGAGATACGATTTGGCTAATGTGGGACGTTACAAAATTAATAAGAAACTGCACATTAAAAATCGTTTGTTTGGGCAAAGGTTAGCTGAAACTTTAGCTGACCCTGAAACAGGTGAGATTATTGCGGAAAAAGGTACTGTATTAGAAAGACGTACTCTTGATCGTATTATTCCTTACCTAGAGAAAGGTGTTGGTTTCACAACTTTCCAACCTACTGGTGGAGTTGTAGAAGACGAAATACTTTCTCAATCTATAAAAATTTATGCTCCTAATGATGAAGGAGAAAAGGTTATTAACGTTCTCGGAAATGCGTATGTAGAAGAGAGCATTAAGAACATCACTCCAGCTGATATCATTGCATCTATCAGTTACTTCTTTAACTTGTTGCATGGTGTTGGAGATACAGATGATATCGACCACTTAGGAAATCGTCGTCTGCGTTCAGTAGGAGAATTACTTCAAAACCAGTTTAGAATTGGTTTATCAAGAATGGAACGTGTCGTTCGTGAACGAATGTCCATTCAAGATACAGCAACAATTACTCCGCAACAACTGATTAATATCCGTCCAGTTATTGCGTCTATAAAGGAATTTTTCGGAAGCTCTCAGCTTTCTCAATTCATGGATCAGACGAACCCATTAGCTGAGTTGACTCACAAAAGACGTTTGTCTGCTCTTGGACCTGGTGGTTTAACTCGTGAACGCGCAGGCTTTGAAGTACGTGATGTTCACTATTCCCACTACGGCCGTATGTGTCCGATTGAGACTCCGGAAGGTCCAAACATTGGTTTGATCAACTCGCTTTCATCATTTGCGAAGGTAAATCGTTTTGGATTCATCGAGACGCCATACCGTCGTATTGATCCTGAAACAGGAAAAGTTACTTCTCAAATTGACTATTTAACAGCCGATGAAGAAGATAACTATGTAGTCGCTCAGGCGAATGCTCGCTTAAGTGATGATGGGTCATTTATTGATGAAGAAGTTGTAGCAAGATTCCGTGGTGAAAACACAGTTATTAAGAGAGAACGTTTAGATTACATGGATGTATCTCCTAAACAAGTTGTTTCTGCTGCGACTGCTTGTATTCCGTTCTTAGAAAATGATGACTCAAACCGCGCTCTAATGGGAGCGAACATGCAACGACAAGCTGTTCCGTTGTTACAACCTGAGTCTCCAATTGTTGGTACAGGGATGGAATATGTTTCTGCTAAAGACTCTGGTGCTGCTGTGATCTGTAAGCACGAGGGAATTGTTGAATATGTTGAAGCCAAACAAGTTTGGGTACGTAGAATTGAAGTTGTGGATGGTCAAGAAATTAAAGGTGACCTAGATAAATATAGAATGCAAAAATTCATCCGTTCTAACCAAGGTACATGTTACAACCAACGTCCAATTGTTAGTGTTGGAGACCGCGTTACCAAAGGAGAAATCCTTGCTGATGGCCCTTCTATGGAAAAGGGAGAGCTTGCATTAGGTCGAAATGTAATGGTTGGCTTCATGACTTGGGATGGTTATAACTATGAGGATGCTATCATCATGAGTGAAAGACTTGTGAAGGATGATGTTTATACATCTATTCACATTGAAGAATATGAGTCTGAGTCTAGAGATACGAAGCTTGGACCAGAAGAAATAACTCGTGACATTCCGAATGTCGGTGAAGATGCACTGCGCAACCTAGATGAACGCGGAATTATCCGTATAGGTGCGGAAGTTAAAGATGGTGACTTATTAGTTGGTAAAGTAACACCAAAAGGGGTTACAGAACTAACGGCAGAAGAGCGCCTACTACACGCAATTTTTGGTGAAAAAGCACGTGAAGTTAGAGATACATCCTTGCGTGTACCTCACGGTGGTGGAGGAATCATCCTTGATGTTAAGGTATTTAACAGAGAAGATGGAGACGAGTTACCACCAGGAGTTAACCAATTAGTACGAGTGTTTATCGTTCAAAAACGTAAAATTCATGAAGGAGATAAAATGGCGGGTCGTCACGGTAACAAAGGGGTTATCTCCCGTATTTTACCGGAAGAAGATATGCCATATTTACCAGATGGTACTCCGATTGATATCATGTTAAACCCATTAGGGGTTCCTTCACGTATGAACATCGGGCAAGTACTAGAGTTGCACTTAGGAATGGCGGCTAGAAAGCTTGGAATCCATGTTGCTTCTCCAGTATTTGATGGTGCTCGCGAGGAAGATGTATGGTCCACAATTGAAGAAGCTGGAATGGCACGTGATGCGAAGACAGTTCTTTATGATGGCCGTACTGGTGAACCTTTTGATAACCGAGTATCTGTCGGTATCATGTATATGATTAAACTAGCCCACATGGTTGATGACAAACTTCATGCTCGTTCAACTGGGCCATACTCACTGGTTACTCAACAACCACTTGGTGGTAAGGCTCAATTTGGTGGACAGCGTTTCGGTGAGATGGAGGTATGGGCACTTGAAGCTTATGGTGCTGCTTATACTCTACAAGAAATCCTTACTGTAAAATCGGATGATGTTGTAGGCCGTGTTAAGACTTATGAAGCGATTGTCAAAGGCGATAATGTTCCAGAACCAGGTGTTCCTGAATCCTTTAAAGTACTAATGAAAGAACTTCAAAGCTTAGGAATGGATGTAAAAATCTTGTCTAGTGATGATCAGGAAATTGAAATGCGTGATTTAGAAGATGAAGAGGAAGCACAACAATCTGAGTCTTTAACCATTTCACCTGAGAGCGGGCAACAAGAAACAGAAACAGTTGGAACAAAAGAGTAG
- the rpoC gene encoding DNA-directed RNA polymerase subunit beta', translating to MLDVNNFEYMKIGLASPDKIRSWSFGEVKKPETINYRTLKPEKDGLFCERIFGPQKDWECHCGKYKRVRYKGVVCDRCGVEVTRAKVRRERMGHIELAAPVSHIWYFKGIPSRMGLVLDMSPRALEEVIYFASYVVTDAGDTALEKKQLLSEKEFRAYREKYGNKFQASMGAESIKKLLQDIDLDKEVETLKEELKVAQGQRRTRAIKRLEVLEAFRNSGNDPSWMILDVLPVIPPELRPMVQLDGGRFATSDLNDLYRRVINRNNRLKRLLDLGAPSIIVQNEKRMLQEAVDALIDNGRRGRPVTGPGNRPLKSLSHMLKGKQGRFRQNLLGKRVDYSGRSVIVVGPNLKMYQCGLPKEMALELFKPFVMKELVEKGLAHNIKSAKRKIERIHPEVWDVLEEVIREHPVLLNRAPTLHRLGIQAFEPTLVEGRAIRLHPLVCTAYNADFDGDQMAVHVPLSAEAQAEARILMLAAQNILNPKDGKPVVTPSQDMVLGNYYLTLEREDAIGEGMVFKDPNEALVAYQNGYVHLHTRVAVHAGSLNNQSFTEEQNKMLLITTVGKIIFNEILPDSFPYMNEPSKVNLVEKTPEKYFVPATSNVKEVIQQQELIAPFKKGFLGNIIAEVFKRFKITETSKMLDRMKDLGFKYSTKAGITIGIADIVVLGEKEEILTEAQTKVDNVMKQFKRGLITEDERYDRVISIWSAAKDDIQGKLMKTLHRLNPIFMMSDSGARGNASNFTQLAGMRGLMANPAGRIIELPIKSSFREGLTVLEYFISTHGARKGLADTALKTADSGYLTRRLVDVAQDVIVREDDCGTDRGLQVSSLKDGTEVVEPLEERLVGRYARKSIKHPETKEIMVQENEIITEDLAREIVEAGIESVWIRSAFTCNTRHGVCKKCYGQNLATGEQVEVGEAVGIIAAQSIGEPGTQLTMRTFHTGGVAGDDITQGLPRIQELFEARNPKGQAVISEIDGVVTAINEARDRQQEIVVQGNVETRTYLTPYTARLKVAVNDRVEAGTVLTEGSIDPKELLKVKDVSAVQEYLLLEVQKVYRMQGVEIGDKHVEVMVRQMLRKVRVIDAGDTDVLPGSLLDIHQFTDANQKALLEGKYPATGRPVLLGITKASLETDSFLSAASFQETTRVLTDAAIKGKRDELLGLKENVIIGKLVPAGTGMQRYRKSAPEIVEEQPADDPVSVQ from the coding sequence TTGTTGGATGTCAATAATTTTGAGTATATGAAAATAGGTCTTGCTTCACCAGATAAAATCCGTTCATGGTCATTTGGAGAAGTAAAAAAACCTGAAACGATTAACTATCGTACGTTAAAACCAGAAAAGGATGGTCTTTTCTGTGAAAGAATCTTTGGCCCACAAAAAGACTGGGAATGTCATTGTGGAAAATATAAAAGAGTACGCTACAAAGGGGTCGTTTGTGACCGCTGTGGCGTTGAAGTAACACGGGCAAAGGTACGTCGTGAGCGCATGGGTCATATTGAGCTTGCGGCTCCTGTTTCCCATATTTGGTATTTCAAAGGTATCCCGAGCCGTATGGGTCTAGTGCTAGATATGTCACCGCGTGCTTTAGAAGAAGTCATCTATTTCGCATCTTATGTTGTAACAGATGCAGGGGATACTGCGCTTGAGAAGAAACAATTATTGTCTGAAAAAGAATTTCGTGCATACCGTGAGAAGTACGGGAACAAGTTCCAGGCTTCAATGGGTGCTGAATCTATCAAGAAATTACTTCAAGATATTGATCTAGATAAAGAAGTTGAAACTCTTAAAGAAGAGTTGAAAGTTGCTCAAGGACAAAGAAGAACTCGTGCTATCAAGAGACTAGAAGTTCTTGAAGCATTTAGAAACTCTGGAAATGACCCATCTTGGATGATTTTGGATGTTCTTCCGGTGATTCCGCCAGAACTTCGTCCGATGGTTCAATTAGATGGTGGTCGTTTCGCAACTTCTGACTTAAACGATTTATATCGTCGTGTTATTAACAGAAACAACCGTTTAAAACGTCTTCTTGACTTAGGTGCTCCAAGCATCATCGTTCAAAACGAAAAACGTATGCTTCAAGAGGCGGTTGACGCATTGATTGATAACGGTCGTCGTGGCCGTCCTGTAACTGGACCAGGAAACCGACCACTAAAGTCACTATCTCATATGCTTAAAGGTAAGCAGGGGCGTTTCCGTCAAAACTTACTTGGTAAGCGTGTTGACTATTCTGGTCGTTCTGTAATTGTCGTTGGTCCAAACTTAAAGATGTACCAATGTGGTCTTCCTAAGGAAATGGCGCTTGAACTATTTAAGCCATTTGTTATGAAAGAGCTTGTTGAAAAAGGGCTTGCTCATAACATTAAATCGGCTAAAAGAAAAATTGAGCGTATTCATCCTGAAGTATGGGATGTCTTAGAAGAAGTTATTAGAGAACATCCAGTTCTATTAAACCGTGCACCAACTCTTCACAGATTAGGAATTCAAGCCTTTGAGCCAACACTAGTGGAAGGTAGAGCTATTCGTCTACACCCTCTAGTATGTACGGCATACAATGCCGACTTTGATGGTGACCAAATGGCTGTTCACGTTCCTTTATCTGCGGAAGCTCAAGCAGAGGCTAGAATTTTAATGCTTGCTGCACAAAACATCCTGAACCCTAAAGATGGTAAGCCAGTAGTAACTCCGTCTCAAGATATGGTTTTGGGTAACTACTACCTAACTTTAGAGCGTGAAGATGCGATTGGTGAAGGTATGGTGTTTAAGGATCCGAATGAAGCCTTAGTAGCTTATCAAAATGGTTATGTACACCTACATACACGTGTAGCCGTACATGCCGGTTCCTTAAATAACCAATCATTCACGGAAGAGCAAAACAAGATGTTGTTAATTACGACAGTTGGTAAAATTATCTTTAATGAAATTTTACCGGACTCTTTCCCTTATATGAATGAACCATCTAAGGTTAATCTTGTTGAGAAGACGCCTGAGAAATACTTTGTACCGGCAACTTCAAACGTAAAAGAGGTTATCCAACAGCAAGAACTAATTGCTCCATTTAAAAAAGGTTTCTTAGGTAATATCATTGCTGAAGTGTTTAAGCGATTCAAAATCACTGAAACATCTAAGATGCTTGATCGCATGAAAGATTTAGGATTTAAGTATTCTACTAAAGCAGGTATTACAATAGGTATCGCTGATATCGTAGTTCTTGGTGAAAAAGAAGAAATCTTAACAGAAGCTCAAACAAAAGTTGATAACGTTATGAAGCAGTTTAAGCGTGGCTTAATCACAGAAGATGAGAGATATGACCGTGTTATCTCCATCTGGAGTGCTGCAAAAGACGATATTCAAGGTAAACTGATGAAAACTCTTCACAGATTGAATCCAATCTTTATGATGAGTGACTCTGGTGCCCGTGGTAATGCTTCAAACTTTACACAGCTTGCAGGTATGCGTGGTCTTATGGCCAACCCAGCTGGTAGGATTATTGAGTTACCGATCAAGTCAAGTTTCCGTGAAGGCTTAACCGTATTAGAGTACTTTATCTCTACACATGGTGCTCGTAAAGGTCTTGCTGATACAGCCCTTAAGACGGCTGACTCAGGTTACTTAACTCGTCGTCTGGTAGATGTGGCTCAAGATGTTATTGTACGTGAAGATGATTGTGGAACTGACCGTGGCTTACAGGTATCATCATTAAAAGATGGTACAGAAGTAGTCGAACCACTAGAAGAACGCCTTGTTGGTCGTTATGCTCGTAAATCCATTAAACATCCTGAAACAAAAGAAATTATGGTTCAGGAAAATGAAATTATTACAGAAGACCTTGCTAGAGAAATTGTAGAAGCTGGGATTGAATCAGTATGGATTCGCTCCGCATTTACATGTAACACTCGACATGGTGTATGTAAGAAATGTTATGGTCAAAACCTTGCAACAGGAGAACAAGTTGAAGTTGGGGAAGCAGTTGGTATTATCGCTGCACAATCTATTGGTGAACCAGGAACACAGCTTACAATGCGTACGTTCCACACTGGTGGGGTAGCAGGAGACGATATCACACAAGGTTTACCTCGTATTCAAGAATTATTTGAAGCTCGTAATCCAAAAGGTCAAGCTGTAATCTCTGAAATTGATGGCGTCGTTACAGCGATCAATGAAGCAAGAGACCGCCAACAAGAAATTGTTGTCCAAGGTAATGTTGAAACCAGAACATATTTAACTCCATATACTGCCCGCTTGAAAGTAGCTGTAAATGATCGCGTAGAGGCTGGTACAGTACTGACAGAAGGTTCAATCGATCCGAAGGAACTTCTTAAAGTGAAAGATGTCTCTGCAGTTCAAGAGTACTTGCTGCTTGAAGTTCAAAAAGTATACCGTATGCAAGGGGTAGAAATTGGCGACAAACACGTAGAAGTAATGGTAAGACAAATGCTACGTAAAGTACGAGTAATTGATGCGGGGGATACAGATGTATTACCAGGTTCATTACTGGATATCCATCAATTCACAGATGCTAACCAAAAAGCATTGCTTGAAGGGAAATATCCAGCTACTGGACGCCCAGTTCTACTTGGAATTACGAAAGCATCTCTTGAAACGGACTCCTTCTTATCAGCCGCATCCTTCCAGGAGACGACTCGTGTCCTAACAGATGCTGCGATAAAAGGAAAACGTGACGAGTTACTAGGTCTGAAAGAGAATGTAATTATTGGTAAGTTGGTTCCAGCAGGAACAGGTATGCAACGCTATCGCAAATCGGCTCCTGAAATTGTAGAGGAACAACCAGCTGATGATCCAGTAAGTGTACAATAA
- a CDS encoding ribosomal L7Ae/L30e/S12e/Gadd45 family protein, translating into MSYEKVSKAKQIVVGTKQTVKAIQKGNVVEVFVAIDADQLIVNPVIDSAKQHDVPIEYVQSKNELGKACGIDVLASAVGIIREK; encoded by the coding sequence GTGTCTTATGAAAAAGTATCAAAGGCAAAACAAATTGTCGTAGGAACAAAGCAAACAGTGAAAGCCATTCAAAAAGGTAATGTCGTAGAAGTATTTGTAGCTATTGACGCGGATCAACTAATCGTTAATCCTGTCATAGATTCTGCAAAACAACACGATGTCCCGATTGAATACGTTCAATCAAAAAATGAGCTTGGAAAAGCTTGTGGGATTGATGTATTGGCTAGTGCTGTTGGGATTATTAGAGAGAAGTGA
- the rpsL gene encoding 30S ribosomal protein S12 yields the protein MPTINQLVRKPRKTKEEKSKSPALNKGYNSFKKSQTNLSSPQKRGVCTRVGTMTPKKPNSALRKYARVRLTNGIEVTAYIPGIGHNLQEHSVVLIRGGRVKDLPGVRYHIVRGALDTAGVNDRMQGRSKYGTKRPKVKK from the coding sequence ATGCCTACTATTAACCAACTAGTACGCAAGCCGCGTAAAACGAAAGAAGAAAAATCTAAATCTCCAGCGCTTAACAAAGGTTATAACAGCTTTAAAAAGTCACAAACTAACCTTTCATCACCACAAAAGCGTGGAGTATGTACGCGTGTTGGTACAATGACACCGAAAAAACCGAACTCAGCGTTACGTAAATATGCGCGTGTTCGTTTAACAAACGGAATCGAGGTAACAGCATATATTCCTGGTATTGGGCACAACCTTCAAGAACACAGTGTAGTATTGATTCGTGGAGGACGTGTAAAAGACTTACCAGGGGTACGTTATCACATCGTTCGTGGTGCTCTTGATACTGCTGGTGTTAACGATCGTATGCAAGGTCGTTCTAAATACGGTACTAAGAGACCAAAAGTTAAAAAATAA
- the rpsG gene encoding 30S ribosomal protein S7 translates to MPRKGPVAKRDVLPDPIYNSKLVTRLINKMMLDGKRGKSQKILYSAFELIQERTGKEPMEVFDQALKNIMPVLEVRARRVGGSNYQVPVEVRPDRRTTLGLRWLVNYARLRGEKTMEERLANEILDAANNTGAAVKKREDTHKMAEANKAFAHYRW, encoded by the coding sequence ATGCCACGTAAAGGACCTGTAGCTAAGAGAGATGTATTACCAGATCCAATTTATAATTCAAAGCTCGTTACTCGTCTAATCAACAAAATGATGCTTGACGGTAAAAGAGGTAAATCACAAAAGATTCTTTATTCAGCTTTTGAACTAATCCAAGAACGTACAGGTAAAGAGCCTATGGAGGTTTTCGACCAAGCTCTTAAGAACATCATGCCTGTTCTTGAAGTACGTGCACGTCGTGTCGGTGGTTCAAACTATCAAGTACCTGTAGAAGTTCGTCCAGACCGTCGTACAACACTTGGTTTACGTTGGTTAGTAAACTATGCACGTCTTCGCGGAGAAAAAACTATGGAAGAGCGTCTAGCTAATGAAATTCTTGATGCTGCTAACAACACTGGTGCAGCAGTTAAGAAGCGTGAAGACACTCATAAGATGGCTGAAGCTAACAAAGCATTTGCTCACTATCGTTGGTAA